The Negativicutes bacterium genomic interval TTTTTACTGAATCATCTTTATCCTATTTGCTGAAATGAAACCGAAAGTCAAATAAAAATACAACTTCAGCATATCATATTTTTGAGGAATATTCAAATCATTCAGAAGGTTTTCACGTAAAATTCATTTCTGTTTTTCAACACAGTAGCAAAAATGAATCTGAAAGAAGATGACTCACTGCCAAGCAGAAGCAAAGGTTTCTATCTTTCTCTTGCATTTCCTCCGGCCGCGGTTTATAATGAATAAGACATCAGAATAAAACTTGCAATGATAAAAGCAATGATTCTTTGCGCTATGCAGAGAGCCGGTGGCTGGTGCAAACCGGTAAGGGCAGGAATCTATCCACTTTTTGAGCAAACGGTGATAAACCGAAGGTTCGTATCCTTTATCATACAATTGAGTGGTCGGTTTGAGGATCGGCAATTTGGGTGGCAACGCGGAGTTCTTTCGTCCCATGCGTTTCGTATGGTGTGAAAGAGCTTTTTTATTTTTTTTTCGCAGACCATCCGGTTTTTGCTGAAGAAGGGGGTAGTAAAAACGCAAATTATCCGAACTTGACAGTTGTTCCGAACAGTCTACTCCAAATAAATATCTACGAAATCAAAGCTGATTCATCCAGAAAAATCGCAAGGAGCTGACAGATTATGATTGATATTCGATTGATTCGTACGAACCCGGAACTTGTAAAGCAAAATATCCGGAAAAAATTCCAGGAGCAGAAACTGCATTTAGTGGATGAAGTAGTTGCACTGGATCTCCGCCTGCGTGATGCCAAAACCAGAGCAGATTATCTGCGCAGTCAGCGCAACTCGGTCAGTAAGCAAATCGGCAAATTAATGGCACAGGGCAAACGGGAAGAAGCGGAGCAGAGCAAAGTTTTGGCAGCTGATATCGCCCGCGAACTGGAAGAATTGAAGGAACTGGAAGAGCGGCTGCCTCTGGAGATTCGGGAACGCATGCTGGTGATCCCCAATATCATCGATGCTACGGTCCCCATTGGCAAAGATGACAGTGAAAATGTGGAAATTGAACGTTTTGGGGAAGCATTGGTTCCCAATTTTGAAGTGCCTTATCACGTTGAAATTATGGAACACTTTCAGGGGCTCGATCTCGACGCCGCCCGAAAAACGGCCGGTTCCGGTTTCTATTATCTGCAAGGCAGCATTGCCCGCTTGCATTCGGCGGTGCTTTCCTATGCCCGTGATTTTATGATTGATCGTGGTTTTACCTATTGTGTACCTCCTTTCATGATCCACAGCAGCGTCGTTACCGGTGTCATGAGTTTTACCGAAATGGAAAACATGATGTATAAGATAGAAGGAGAAGACTTGTACCTGATCGGCACCAGCGAACACTCCATGATTGGCAAATTCATCGATAGTATTCTGGATGAAGAAGAACTGCCGCAGAAATTCACCAGCTATTCGCCTTGCTTCCGCAAAGAAGTTGGCGCGCACGGGATTGAAGAACGCGGTGTTTACCGGGTGCATCAATTCGAGAAACAGGAAATGATCGTTGTCTGCAAACCGGAAGACAGCCGGGCCTGGTTTAAAACCCTTTATGAAAATACCGTTGCTTTCTTTCGCTCCCTGGATATTCCCGTGCGCACCTTGGAATGCTGCTCCGGCGATCTGGCGGACTTAAAAGTAAAAAGTATCGATGTGGAAGCCTGGTCGCCCAGACAACAGAAATACTTCGAAGTTGGCAGCTGCTCCAATCTTGGTGATGCCCAGGCTCGTCGATTGGGCATCAGAATTAGAAGCAAAGAAGGCGGCAATTATTTTGCCCATACCTTGAACAACACCGTAGTGGCGCCGCCGCGGATGCTGATTGCTTTCTTGGAGAATAACGTGCAGGCGGATGGAAATGTCAGAATACCGGCAGCGCTGCGCGTTTATATGGGCGGCAAGACGATGCTTTAAAAGCAGGAGCCGTGTGATACGATGAAGAATCTTAGGCTGTAAGAATTTTAGCGGTGCGGTCGGATGGCAGCCGTACGATGCGGTGAAGGCTATTCAGGGGGAAAGGTGATTGATATGCAATTGATTCAGACAGAATTTTCTCAGGCAAAACCCGGATTCTATACGCCGGGTATGATCAGCGGCAA includes:
- the serS gene encoding serine--tRNA ligase produces the protein MIDIRLIRTNPELVKQNIRKKFQEQKLHLVDEVVALDLRLRDAKTRADYLRSQRNSVSKQIGKLMAQGKREEAEQSKVLAADIARELEELKELEERLPLEIRERMLVIPNIIDATVPIGKDDSENVEIERFGEALVPNFEVPYHVEIMEHFQGLDLDAARKTAGSGFYYLQGSIARLHSAVLSYARDFMIDRGFTYCVPPFMIHSSVVTGVMSFTEMENMMYKIEGEDLYLIGTSEHSMIGKFIDSILDEEELPQKFTSYSPCFRKEVGAHGIEERGVYRVHQFEKQEMIVVCKPEDSRAWFKTLYENTVAFFRSLDIPVRTLECCSGDLADLKVKSIDVEAWSPRQQKYFEVGSCSNLGDAQARRLGIRIRSKEGGNYFAHTLNNTVVAPPRMLIAFLENNVQADGNVRIPAALRVYMGGKTML